Proteins encoded in a region of the Carassius gibelio isolate Cgi1373 ecotype wild population from Czech Republic chromosome B5, carGib1.2-hapl.c, whole genome shotgun sequence genome:
- the LOC127957315 gene encoding myosin heavy chain, fast skeletal muscle-like — protein MSTDAEMAVYGKAAIYLRKPEKERIEAQSKPFDAKSACYVVDDKELYVKGTIKSKDGGKVTVIVNDTKEERVAKEDDVHPMNPPKFDKIEDMAMMTHLNEPSVLYNLKERYAAWMIYTYSGLFCATVNPYKWLPVYDAEVVAAYRGKKRMEAPPHIFSVSDNAYQAMLTDRENQSVLITGESGAGKTVNTKRVIQYFATVAVQGDKKKEQQAAGKMQGSLEDQIIAANPLLEAYGNAKTVRNDNSSRFGKFIRIHFGTSGKLASADIETYLLEKSRVTFQLPDERGYHIFYQMMTNHKPELIEMTLITTNPYDFPMCSQGQITVASIDDKEELMATDSAIDILGFSAEEKMGIYKFTGAVLHHGNMKFKQKQREEQAEPDGTEEADKIAYLLGLNSADMLKALCYPRVKVGNEFVTKGQTVPQVYNSVSALSKSIYERMFLWMVVRINQMLDTKQQRNFFIGVLDIAGFEIFDFNSMEQLCINFTNEKLQQFFNHHMFVLEQEEYKKEGIVWEFIDFGMDLAACIELIEKPMGIFSILEEECMFPKATDTSFKNKLYDQHLGKCNAFQKPKPAKGKAEAHFSLVHYAGTVDYNINGWLDKNKDPLNESVVQLYQKSSVKLLATLYPPVVEETGGGKKGGKKKGGSMQTVSSQFRENLGKLMTNLRSTHPHFVRCLIPNESKTPGLMENHLVIHQLRCNGVLEGIRICRKGFPSRILYGDFKQRYKVLNASVIPEGQFIDNKKASEKLLGSIDVDHDQYRFGHTKVFFKAGLLGTLEEMRDEKLAALVTMTQALCRGYLMRREFVKMMERRESIYTIQYNVRSFMNVKHWPWMKVYYKIKPLLKSAETEKELATMKEDFVKCKEDLAKAEAKKKELEEKMVALLQEKNDLQLQVASESENLSDAEERCEGLIKSKIQLEAKLKETTERLEDEEEINAELTAKKRKLEDECSELKKDIDDLELTLAKVEKEKHATENKVKNLTEEMAAQDESIAKLTKEKKALQEAHQQTLDDLQAEEDKVNTLTKSKTKLEQQVDDLEGSLEQEKKLRMDLERAKRKLEGDLKLAQESIMDLENDKQQSDEKLKKKDFETSQLLSKIEDEQSLGAQLQKKIKELQARIEELEEEIEAERAARAKVEKQRADLSRELEEISERLEEAGGATAAQIEMNKKREAEFQKLRRDLEESTLQHEATAAALRKKQADSVAELGEQIDNLQRVKQKLEKEKSEFKMEIDDLSSNMEAVAKAKANLEKMCRTVEDQLSEIKSKNDENLRQINDLSAQRARLQTENGEFGRQLEEKEALVSQLTRGKQAFTQQIEELKRQIEEEVKAKNALAHAVQSARHDCDLLREQFEEEQEAKAELQRGMSKANSEVAQWRTKYETDAIQRTEELEESKKKLAQRLQEAEEQIEAVNSKCASLEKTKQRLQGEVEDLMIDVERANSLAANLDKKQRNFDKVLSEWKQKYEEGQAELEGAQKEARSLSTELFKMKNSYEETLDQLETLKRENKNLQQEISDLTEQLGETGKSIHELEKAKKAVETEKAEIQTALEEAEGTLEHEESKILRVQLELNQVKGEIDRKLAEKDEEMEQIKRNSQRVIESMQSTMDSEVRSRNDALRIKKKMEGDLNEMEIQLSHANRQASEAQKQLRNVQGQLKDAQLHLDDAVRGQEDMKEQVAMVERRNTLMQAEIEELRAALEQTERGRKVAEQELVDASERVGLLHSQNTSLLNTKKKLEADLVQIQSEVDDTVQEARNAEEKAKKAITDAAMMAEELKKEQDTSAHLERMKKNLEVTVKDLQHRLDEAENLAMKGGKKQLQKLESRVRELEAEVEAEQRRGSDAVKGVRKYERRVKELSYQTEEDKKNISRLQDLVDKLQLKVKAYKRQAEEAEEQANAHLSKLRKAQHELEEAEERADISESQVNKLRAKSRDAGKAKEE, from the exons ATGAGTACAGACGCGGAGATGGCCGTTTATGGCAAGGCTGCCATTTACCTCCGTAAGCCTGAGAAGGAGAGAATCGAGGCTCAGAGCAAACCATTTGATGCCAAGTCTGCCTGCTATGTGGTTGATGATAAAGAGCTGTACGTCAAGGGAACAATCAAAAGCAAAGACGGTGGCAAAGTCACTGTCATTGTGAATGACACTAAAGAG GAGAGAGTTGCAAAGGAGGATGACGTCCACCCAATGAATCCTCCCAAGTTTGACAAGATTGAGGACATGGCCATGATGACCCATCTCAATGAACCCTCTGTGCTGTATAACCTCAAAGAGCGTTATGCCGCATGGATGATCTAC ACTTACTCTGGGCTTTTTTGCGCTACTGTGAACCCCTACAAGTGGCTCCCAGTGTATGATGCAGAAGTGGTGGCTGCCTACAGAGGCAAGAAGCGTATGGAGGCCCCACCCCACATCTTCTCTGTCTCTGACAACGCCTATCAGGCCATGCTGACTG ATAGGGAAAACCAGTCTGTCCTGATTAC TGGAGAATCTGGTGCTGGTAAGACTGTGAACACCAAACGTGTCATCCAGTACTTTGCCACAGTTGCAGTTCAAGGTGACAAGAAGAAAGAGCAGCAGGCTGCCGGTAAAATGCAG GGCTCTCTTGAGGATCAGATCATTGCTGCTAACCCTCTGCTTGAGGCTTATGGTAATGCCAAGACTGTGAGAAATGACAACTCCTCTCGTTTT gGTAAATTCATTAGAATTCACTTTGGCACATCAGGAAAACTAGCCAGTGCTGATATTGAGACAT ATCTGCTGGAGAAGTCTAGAGTGACATTCCAGCTTCCAGATGAGAGAGGCTACCACATCTTCTACCAGATGATGACCAACCATAAGCCTGAGCTGATCG AAATGACGCTCATCACCACCAACCCTTATGACTTCCCCATGTGCAGTCAGGGTCAGATCacagtggcaagcattgatgaTAAAGAGGAGCTGATGGCTACTGAT TCTGCTATTGACATTCTTGGCTTCAGTGCTGAGGAGAAGATGGGCATCTACAAGTTCACTGGAGCTGTGCTTCATCATGGTAACATGAAGTTCAAGCAGAAGCAGCGTGAGGAGCAGGCTGAGCCTGATGGCACAGAGG AGGCTGACAAAATCGCCTACCTTCTGGGTTTGAACTCTGCTGATATGCTGAAGGCTTTGTGCTACCCCAGAGTCAAGGTCGGAAATGAGTTTGTGACCAAAGGCCAGACTGTTCCACAG GTTTACAACTCTGTTAGTGCCTTGTCCAAATCTATCTATGAGAGGATGTTCTTGTGGATGGTCGTTCGTATCAACCAGATGTTGGACACAAAACAGCAAAGAAATTTCTTCATTGGTGTGCTGGATATCGCTGGCTTTGAGATCTTTGAT TTCAACAGCATGGAACAGCTGTGCATCAACTTCACCAACGAGAAACTGCAACAATTTTTCAACCACCACATGTTTGTGCTGGAACAAGAGGAGTACAAGAAGGAGGGCATTGTTTGGGAATTCATTGACTTTGGCATGGACTTGGCTGCTTGCATTGAGCTCATTGAGAAG CCCATGGGTATCTTCTCCATCCTTGAAGAGGAGTGCATGTTCCCCAAGGCTACAGACACTTCCTTCAAGAACAAGCTGTATGATCAGCATCTTGGCAAGTGCAATGCTTTCCAGAAACCAAAGCCTGCCAAAGGCAAGGCTGAGGCCCACTTCTCCCTGGTCCACTACGCTGGAACTGTGGACTACAACATTAATGGCTGGTTGGACAAGAACAAGGATCCACTGAACGAGTCTGTTGTGCAGCTTTACCAGAAGTCTTCTGTCAAACTGCTGGCTACTCTCTACCCACCTGTTGTTGAGG AAACTGGTGGTGGAAAGAAGGGAGGCAAGAAGAAGGGTGGTTCCATGCAGACTGTGTCTTCACAGTTTAGA GAGAACTTGGGCAAGCTCATGACCAACTTGAGGAGCACTCACCCTCACTTTGTGCGCTGTCTGATTCCCAATGAGTCCAAGACTCCAG GTCTCATGGAGAACCACCTGGTTATCCACCAGCTGAGGTGTAACGGTGTGCTGGAGGGCATCAGAATCTGCAGAAAGGGCTTCCCCAGCAGAATCCTCTATGGTGACTTCAAGCAGAG ATACAAGGTGCTGAATGCCAGTGTAATCCCAGAGGGACAGTTTATTGACAACAAGAAAGCTTCTGAGAAACTCCTGGGATCCATCGACGTTGATCACGACCAGTACAGATTTGGACACACAAAG GTGTTCTTCAAAGCTGGTCTTCTGGGTACTCTTGAGGAGATGCGTGATGAGAAACTGGCTGCTCTGGTCACAATGACTCAGGCTCTTTGCCGTGGTTATCTGATGAGGAGAGAGTTTGTGAAGATGATGGAGAGGAG GGAATCCATTTACACCATCCAATACAACGTCCGCTCTTTCATGAACGTCAAACACTGGCCATGGATGAAGGTTTACTACAAGATTAAGCCTCTGCTGAAGAGTGCTGAGACTGAGAAGGAGCTGGCAACCATGAAGGAAGACTTTGTAAAATGCAAAGAAGATCTTGCCAAGGCAGAAGCCAAAAAGAAGGAGCTTGAAGAGAAGATGGTGGCACTGCTGCAGGAGAAAAATGATCTGCAGCTGCAAGTAGCATCT GAATCTGAGAATCTGTCAGATGCTGAGGAGAGATGTGAAGGTCTGATCAAGAGCAAAATCCAGCTTGAagctaaactcaaagagacaacTGAGAGACTGGAAGATGAGGAAGAAATCAATGCTGAACTGACAGCCAAGAAGAGGAAGCTGGAGGATGAGTGCTCTGAGCTGAAGAAAGACATTGATGACCTGGAGCTCACCTTGGCAAAAGtggaaaaggagaaacatgccACTGAGAACAAG GTCAAAAACTTGACTGAGGAAATGGCAGCTCAGGATGAAAGCATCGCCAAACTTACGAAGGAGAAGAAAGCCCTCCAAGAGGCACATCAGCAGACCCTGGATGATCTCCAGGCAGAAGAGGACAAAGTCAACACCCTGACCAAATCCAAGACAAAGCTTGAGCAGCAAGTTGATGAT CTTGAGGGTTCCCTTGAACAAGAGAAGAAGCTCCGCATGGATCTTGAGAGAGCAAAGAGAAAGCTTGAAGGAGACCTGAAATTAGCCCAAGAGTCCATCATGGACCTCGAGAATGATAAGCAACAATCTGATGAGAAGCTGAAGAA AAAAGACTTTGAAACAAGCCAGCTGCTCAGCAAGATTGAAGATGAACAATCTCTGGGTGCTCAACTCCAGAAGAAGATCAAGGAACTTCag GCTCGCATTGAGGAACTGGAGGAAGAGATTGAGGCTGAGCGTGCTGCTCGTGCCAAGGTTGAGAAGCAGAGAGCTGATCTCTCCAGGGAACTTGAGGAGATCAGTGAGAGGCTTGAGGAGGCTGGAGGAGCCACTGCTGCTCAGATCGAGATGAATAAGAAGCGTGAAGCTGAATTCCAGAAGCTGCGTCGTGATCTTGAAGAGTCCACCCTCCAGCATGAAGCTACGGCTGCTGCCCTCCGTAAGAAGCAGGCAGACAGTGTGGCCGAGCTGGGAGAGCAAATCGACAACCTCCAGCGTGTCAAGCAGAAGCTTGAGAAAGAGAAGAGTGAATTCAAAATGGAGATCGATGATCTCTCCAGCAACATGGAGGCTGTTGCCAAAGCAAAG GCCAATCTTGAGAAGATGTGCCGCACAGTTGAGGACCAACTTAGTGAAATAAAGTCTAAGAATGATGAGAACCTTCGCCAGATAAACGACCTCAGTGCTCAAAGAGCAAGACTTCAAACTGAAAATG GTGAGTTTGGCCGTCAGCTGGAGGAGAAAGAGGCCCTGGTTTCTCAGCTCACCAGAGGCAAACAAGCTTTCACTCAGCAAATTGAGGAGCTTAAGAGACAGATTGAAGAGGAGGTTAAG GCTAAGAATGCACTGGCCCATGCTGTGCAATCAGCCCGTCATGACTGCGACCTGCTCCGTGAGCAGTTTGAGGAAGAGCAGGAGGCAAAGGCTGAGCTGCAGAGGGGAATGTCAAAGGCCAACAGTGAAGTTGCACAGTGGAGAACCAAATATGAAACTGACGCCATCCAGCGCACTGAGGAGCTTGAAGAGTCCAA GAAGAAGTTGGCTCAGCGTCTGCAAGAGGCAGAAGAACAAATTGAGGCTGTGAACTCCAAATGTGCCTCTCTGGAGAAGACCAAACAGAGACTCCAGGGTGAAGTGGAGGACCTCATGATTGATGTGGAGAGAGCCAATTCTTTGGCTGCCAACCTTGACAAGAAGCAGAGGAACtttgacaag GTCCTGTCAGAATGGAAGCAGAAATATGAAGAAGGTCAGGCAGAGCTGGAAGGTGCCCAGAAAGAGGCTCGTTCACTCAGCACTGAGCTGTTCAAGATGAAAAACTCCTATGAGGAGACTTTAGATCAGCTGGAGACCCTCAAGAGAGAGAACAAGAATCTGCAGC AGGAGATTTCAGACCTGACAGAGCAGCTGGGTGAGACTGGTAAGAGCATCCATGAGCTGGAAAAGGCCAAGAAGGCAGTGGAGACTGAAAAGGCAGAGATTCAGACCGCCCTGGAGGAGGCTGAA ggcACCCTGGAGCATGAGGAGTCCAAGATTCTTCGTGTCCAGCTTGAGCTTAACCAGGTCAAGGGGGAGATTGACAGGAAGCTTGCAGAGAAGGATGAGGAGATGGAGCAGATCAAGAGGAACAGCCAGAGAGTCATTGAATCCATGCAGAGCACTATGGACTCTGAGGTCAGGAGCAGGAATGATGCCCTGAGAATCAAGAAGAAGATGGAGGGAGACCTTAATGAGATGGAGATTCAGCTGAGCCATGCCAATCGCCAGGCTTCTGAGGCCCAGAAACAGCTCAGGAACGTTCAGGGACAACTCAAG GATGCCCAGCTGCACCTTGACGATGCTGTGAGAGGACAGGAAGACATGAAGGAGCAGGTGGCAATGGTGGAGCGCAGAAACACTCTGATGCAAGCTGAGATTGAGGAGCTGAGAGCTGCTCTGGAGCAGACAGAGAGAGGCCGCAAAGTGGCTGAACAAGAGCTTGTGGATGCCAGTGAGCGTGTTGGGCTGCTGCACTCTCAG AACACAAGTCTCCTGAACACCAAGAAGAAGCTTGAGGCTGACCTTGTTCAGATCCAGAGTGAAGTTGATGACACTGTACAGGAAGCCAGAAATGCAGAGGAGAAGGCCAAGAAGGCCATCACTGAT GCTGCAATGATGGCAGAGGAACTCAAGAAGGAGCAGGACACCAGTGCTCACCTTGAGAGGATGAAGAAGAATCTGGAGGTGACAGTGAAGGACCTGCAGCACCGTCTGGATGAGGCTGAGAATCTGGCCATGAAGGGAGGAAAGAAACAACTCCAGAAGTTGGAGAGcaga GTTCGTGAGCTTGAGGCTGAAGTTGAAGCAGAACAGAGACGTGGATCTGATGCTGTTAAGGGTGTCCGCAAATATGAGAGGAGGGTGAAAGAGCTGTCTTATCAG aCTGAGGAGGATAAGAAGAACATCAGCAGACTTCAGGATCTGGTTGATAAGTTGCAGTTGAAGGTCAAAGCCTACAAGAGGCAGGCTGAGGAGGCG gAAGAGCAAGCCAATGCTCATCTTTCCAAGCTGAGGAAGGCGCAGCATGAGCTGGAGGAGGCTGAGGAGCGTGCAGACATTTCTGAGTCTCAGGTCAACAAGCTCAGAGCCAAGAGCCGTGATGCTGGAAAG gcCAAAGAAGAGTGA